One genomic region from Onychostoma macrolepis isolate SWU-2019 chromosome 23, ASM1243209v1, whole genome shotgun sequence encodes:
- the LOC131532476 gene encoding natural killer cell receptor 2B4-like, with protein MYQGYSPFYAERLTGRVKMNPKTGALTIWNISSSDTGLYQVSLHSGSISEKRFRVDVYRPVSVPVIRSPVGVNQTQGSSKQKMEEFCSVFCSVKNDQGVFISWYKGGEMLKQTSNPDLNVNLSLPLQLDYNDSETYSCTAANPVSNKTIRLHMKEICPRHEDYQDHCSINEALVRLVLSGLVGIATVVFLVEHLRFCSSRRRAAASAR; from the exons ATGTATCAGGGTTATTCACCCTTCTATGCTGAGAGACTAACCGGCAGAGTGAAAATGAACCCAAAGACTGGAGCTCTGACCATCTGGAACATCAGCAGCAGCGACACTGGACTTTATCAAGTTTCTCTCCACAGTGGATCTATCTCAGAGAAAAGGTTCAGAGTGGATGTTTACA GGCCTGTTTCTGTACCTGTCATCAGGTCTCCAGTTGGTGTAAACCAAACTCAAG GTTCATCAAAGCAGAAGATGGAGGAGTTCTGCTCAGTGTTCTGCTCTGTGAAAAATGATCAAGGTGTGTTCATCTCATGGTATAAAGGGGGTGAAATGCTGAAACAGACCAGCAATCCTGATCTCAACGTCAACCTTAGTTTACCATTACAGCTTGATTATAATGATTCAGAGACCTACAGCTGCACGGCTGCAAACCCAGTGAGCAATAAGACCATCCGTCTTCACATGAAAGAGATCTGCCCACGACATGAAG ATTATCAGGATCATTGCAGCATCAATGAGGCTCTGGTTCGTCTGGTTCTGTCTGGTCTGGTGGGAATCGCCACCGTTGTATTTCTGGTTGAGCATCTGAGGTTCTGCTCATCTCGGAGGAGAGCTGCTGCTTCTGCACGGTGA